GCTTGGCGTTGCCCGGCAAAGTCTAGGCCCATGCGTGGTACGTTTCCTTGGATAGCGGCAACCTTTGCTTCCCCGACAGTGGAATCGTCTCGGTTGATTCCCAGACCTGCCACCGTTGCGCTTGCAAGGGGAAGGATAGCTGCTAAGAATGCGGCGCTTTTGGCTTTCCATCCGCGTTGAATCAGCAGTGCAGCGAGACCGCAACCGCACAGAACCGTGGCTGCGGTAATGAGCGAGGTTCCACCCCACGGAGCCAGGTTGGCTAGCGGTCCGTCGATTTGTCCCCAAGCCAATTTCACCCAAGAAAAACCGCCGAAAGGTACCGAAGAACGCAACACCTCCACCGCGAGGTAGAAGAACGGGAAGGCAATAAAACCGTATTTCCACCGCGCTACTGCCGCGCCGCCAATGCCCAGTAGAATCGCGTATACCGAAAGCCATATAGCCAAAGCGATGTATGGCCCACTGCCCACTAATTCGCCGATCCATGGCAGCGTCAGCAGGTACAGCACGAGCGAATGCGCGACTGCAAGAAGCGCGCCCACACGGGCGGTAACGTGCCTAGTTCCCCACGGCAGCAAGCTCGCGTACAGCAAGCCCACGCCCACAATGGCAGCCCACCACCAGCCACGGGGCTCTATGGCGGCATATGTGAGCAGACCGGAAAGGCCCGCCACTACGAGGCGGGCAAGAGTTAGCACCACTAGCTCTTTCCGCCCTTGGACTCGCCACCGGAGGGTCCGAAGTCATCTGGATCCAGGTTCTCGCTCCAACGGCGGATCTCTTCCTCATCCAACACTTCATGCGGGCCAGCATCCTGCATGCTGGGGTGCCCACTTTGTGTTGCTTGGCCACGACCAAAGGAGCCAAAGTCGCCATAAGAGTCGTGCTGCTGTGCCATTGGGGTGGCCTCGTAGATCTTAACGCCCATGTTTTCGATCTTGCGGTACAAGGAGGCCGCTAGCACCGTGCGCAAGACGGCGCGGGTCGGCGAGAAGATAAAGAGGGCTCCGAGGATCGTCGTCAAGAAGCCCGGCAAAGAAAGCAACATGCCGCCTACCAAGGTAAGGCCCACATTGCTGGCGGTCTTGCCCACATTGCCGGCGTGAACGACGTATGTACCGTCCCCTGTGCGTTCGACCTGCTTTCCCATCAAGCGGCGCACTTCAAGGCCAGCGATGGACATTCCGAAGAACATGGTGACAAAGAGTGCGATAAGCGCCCAGCCAACGCCGATCCATTTTGAGACGGCCCAAAAAGTCAGGGTCTCTGCGACCATGTAGAGAGCAAAATACATAAACGGCATGGCCTCAGTCTAACGAGGCAGACTGATAAAGTGCTGGCAACACTCATGCGCGAGGCTGCAGCCGCGGCAGGTTAAACTAGTGCGCATGTTTACTCCTGCGCTTTTTGAAGACCCCCAGTACGGCACGTGCATCCGCATCCACGTTGCCGGCGGCAGCACCCACGCCCAGGATTGGGTCACTTTGGCGCAGTGCGCCAGTGCTTGTGCGGATGGGTATGTCTACATCGACCGGTTCTCCACAATCGAGTTGCGCGGTATTAAGAATGCGGAGGCACTCAATCAGCAGCTCCAGGAATTGCAATTGCGCGCCACGCCGATGCCGGTGCTGGCTTCGCCATTGTCGGCGGAGGCCAAGCACACGGCCCAGGACATCGCGGCTGAGCTGGAAGCGGCGGAAGGCGGTCCCGGGATTGCCGTCATTGCCCACGACGACGTACCGACCGGCGCAGCAGCAGTCAGCCTTAGCATCGACGGGGACGGTGCCCTGCGCCTTGAGCGTTCCCCGCTTGGCGACGCCCCCTCGGCCCCACTGACTCCACAGGCTACTGCCCACCACTATGAGGAGGCCCTCCAAGGCACCGAATCCCTAGAGCATGATGCCTCCGCCCTGGCAGAACCAGGCCCTATTGGCTGGTTAGATGATCATTTGCCTGCGGGCGTTGTAGATCTGGGGGCGGGCGTGCACCGCGGCGCCATCCCTGCTGAGTTTGCGCAGCTCATCGGCCAGTTAGAGGTTGACATCACCGTCACCCCGTGGGGCGGATTAGTCTTTCACAATATTGCCGAGGGCGACGCCGAAGTGGTACTGCGCGTACTCGCCCCGCGCGGTTTTATCTTCGATATCAACTCTCCCCTGCTGCGCGCAGAGTAGAAAGAGCGCAAGGTTTAGCGCGGCATGTGCCGCCAGATTGGGCGCGGTACAAGCCGCATGACCCACGCGAGGCACTGGAGGGCGCGAGGAATCCACACGGTGCGCGAACGCGGCTTACCGCGCCGTGCATCTCGGGCAATGCAGCCGACAACTGCCTCAGCCACATCTGCCGGACGCACGGAAAGCGGCGCCGGCTTCATTCCTTCGGTCATGCTGCCGATGACAAAGCCAGGGCGTGCGGTAATAAGGCCTACCTGGCTGCCGTGCAGCTTGTCCGCCAGCCCCTGACAGAAGGCATCAAGACCGGCCTTGGTAGACCCGTACACGTAGTTTGCCCGGCGGGCCCGCCAGCCTGCTATCGAGGAAAAGGCGACGATATGGCCGCGGTGCATACGCTGGGAAACGAGTGTAAGCAGTGAAATCTGCGCGGCATAATCGATTGTGGCGATGTCGACCGCGTGGGAAGCATCGCGTTCCGCCCGCTGCTGATCGCCCAAGATGCCAAAGGCGACGACAGCAAGCTCAAGGGGGCCTGCCAGCTCTATGGCACGCTCAACCACACCGGTGTGGGACGGAAAATCTGCGGCGTCGAAATCAAGCAGATGGACGCTGCGCGCACCCGCCGCCCGGAGCCGGCCTTCCACGCCTTCCATACCGTGGGCGCCACGAGCGGCGAGCACAATGTCTTGGCCTGGGGCTACTCTCCTAGCGATTTCTCCGCCGATATCGCTACGGCCACCCAGAATTAGTACGCCAGCCATTAACGGACGTCACGCGGAGCTTGGTTGAGGGACTCGTAGCCATCGTTGGTCAGCACCACGATGTCTTCCAAACGCATGCCCCACTTGCCTTCCAAGTAAATACCCGGCTCAATGGAAAATGCCATGCCCTCTTCCAAGCCGAGATCGTTGCCTTCCATAATGAAGGGCTCCTCGTGCGTGGACAGGCCGATGCCATGTCCAGTGCGGTGGACAAAGTAGTCGCCCCAGCCTGCTGCAGAGATCGCCTGGCGGGTGATGGCATCGATGTCTGCGGCGGTGCTGCCGGGGTGGGCTGCGGCGCGGGCGGCACCTTGGGCGTCGGCAAGCACGGCATAGGCATCCTGGAAATCCCGCGGAGCCTTGGAAATATCCCCGCCCACGACGTAAGTGCGGGTGCAATCAGAGTGATAGCCGGAAGGCAGAGTGCCTCCGATAT
This genomic stretch from Corynebacterium tuberculostearicum harbors:
- a CDS encoding FxsA family protein: MPFMYFALYMVAETLTFWAVSKWIGVGWALIALFVTMFFGMSIAGLEVRRLMGKQVERTGDGTYVVHAGNVGKTASNVGLTLVGGMLLSLPGFLTTILGALFIFSPTRAVLRTVLAASLYRKIENMGVKIYEATPMAQQHDSYGDFGSFGRGQATQSGHPSMQDAGPHEVLDEEEIRRWSENLDPDDFGPSGGESKGGKS
- a CDS encoding precorrin-3B synthase, whose translation is MFTPALFEDPQYGTCIRIHVAGGSTHAQDWVTLAQCASACADGYVYIDRFSTIELRGIKNAEALNQQLQELQLRATPMPVLASPLSAEAKHTAQDIAAELEAAEGGPGIAVIAHDDVPTGAAAVSLSIDGDGALRLERSPLGDAPSAPLTPQATAHHYEEALQGTESLEHDASALAEPGPIGWLDDHLPAGVVDLGAGVHRGAIPAEFAQLIGQLEVDITVTPWGGLVFHNIAEGDAEVVLRVLAPRGFIFDINSPLLRAE
- a CDS encoding SDR family oxidoreductase, translating into MAGVLILGGRSDIGGEIARRVAPGQDIVLAARGAHGMEGVEGRLRAAGARSVHLLDFDAADFPSHTGVVERAIELAGPLELAVVAFGILGDQQRAERDASHAVDIATIDYAAQISLLTLVSQRMHRGHIVAFSSIAGWRARRANYVYGSTKAGLDAFCQGLADKLHGSQVGLITARPGFVIGSMTEGMKPAPLSVRPADVAEAVVGCIARDARRGKPRSRTVWIPRALQCLAWVMRLVPRPIWRHMPR